One region of Microscilla marina ATCC 23134 genomic DNA includes:
- a CDS encoding histidine kinase translates to MIDTIQQSLISEGLQEARQLVQTMRQKAYKLANTDLLKRISELEDTLRSIDDVNNISTEAVHIEKCSLKALIDMAYQMYHLYFTRKDIRFSSYVANLHVKVDKMSFFRMFFSLVHYMGKHAHPDEERFISIEAAAYNAQTVAMYIEDNGLYPTSNTDIFDHSFKRRITGAISGVGLAAIQQWATSVGGKVCPVDKVGSGLKLCFLLPGTTSPHLREQPLGEAKLSLLEGEHVFC, encoded by the coding sequence ATGATCGATACAATCCAACAATCATTAATATCAGAAGGCTTGCAGGAAGCCAGGCAACTGGTGCAGACAATGAGGCAAAAAGCTTACAAATTGGCAAATACCGATTTGCTCAAAAGAATCAGCGAACTCGAAGACACCCTTCGCAGCATTGACGATGTCAATAATATCTCCACCGAAGCTGTTCACATAGAGAAGTGCAGCCTGAAGGCGCTCATTGACATGGCTTACCAAATGTACCATCTCTACTTTACCCGTAAAGACATTCGTTTTTCGAGCTATGTGGCAAACCTGCACGTGAAGGTAGACAAGATGAGTTTTTTTAGAATGTTCTTTAGCCTGGTACACTATATGGGCAAGCACGCCCACCCCGATGAAGAGCGTTTTATCAGCATTGAAGCGGCTGCCTACAATGCCCAAACCGTTGCGATGTATATAGAAGACAATGGCCTGTATCCGACCAGCAATACCGATATTTTCGACCATTCGTTCAAGCGACGGATTACCGGGGCTATTTCGGGAGTAGGGCTCGCTGCCATCCAGCAGTGGGCAACTTCGGTAGGGGGCAAGGTGTGCCCCGTCGACAAAGTGGGCAGTGGCTTAAAGCTGTGTTTTTTGTTGCCAGGCACGACAAGCCCCCATTTACGTGAGCAACCTTTAGGGGAGGCAAAGCTATCTTTGCTGGAGGGGGAGCATGTGTTTTGTTGA
- a CDS encoding PKD domain-containing protein, translating to MKTFTLFCMLLWSLAQPSYAQTQLRGQGTSFAISTLTAATAYIEESASAVDDSHPTPDPVIIIPADPVDACNSGKAVTLSPIIISEQSVGSFAVGKGVLVLGFDHPDFVVSKLPKVTITGVPGDFLAPTVSLNSGKLYISYRFVGATKVAGIVMSGLEVRSKSKNKGTVAQLKPLSGYEHFEGLYPDEVFATVRGINTTSSNALNAPASVSGFGVVCAGGNGFTYTAAPVPDVTGYLWALPVGFLANNDPKAIQVSAHEYYTADNMITLDMATSASVGNKLLQVKSVNDCKISTTARSKTIRVAVPPNPKVSLPATSFPDDNFSPVNITVTNNPAGGVGVLRGDGVVGNKLYPGLLFPSTGYKVYYDYAINNCTVTVSTTFSVYDADAVVLGLATSYCSNVAASQTVTIANLSSALGARLYSPTNAAIPLNLQLISGNDYRYTFSSQDLFLKYGAGAYRFEATQVGASVPIKVAFQITTPPAQNITRGSAQVCGDGSTIYNYSSSVPATTDEFEWSAPAGGATFVGGINRQATVSVIWSGGTPTGTNKILRLAQTRNGCTTITDYAVKVFALPPPSIVGDLNPCTGETVTYSLNNTGSTGVTYNWQVENGQIVGASNQAQVTIKWGNSNGSGNLKVTQSLNGCTKSAEVVTKIEALPTLSIAGFNAKRSYCAGDATPVVLTPVFGGSTTPPADYLTAGKFEIKRIAGTRPASASFVRLVAQSGALTDRWLPAFPIIGANEAAIPTNANTNKLNLNAGEYLIRYTYTNANGCVNYSDAYKVTIKPLPTLSFTGLAKAYCQNDALVTLSAFKNGVLTSLSPGFTARNTATGEAKSLQGSRLDPADLEAGKYELFLALAGSGTDCANSSTRDTTVYFEVIAPPTGLKVVAERRWNEDTLRITAVAGTPVTSWAWNFGNLLVNSPQVAYPVSPDMRGSIPLLNYSLHATNSAGCSEQISQAFKVDFDFVGQYIGEKGDLNPRPTQFTNLSLVVGDSIVAYNWYFGDGATSTDENPTHQYQSPGTYEVSLTIHTTVAKYTLHRRIDIFPLIQVSEAKPYNTGFEVNGGWLSHGTINKKEGSSWQLAEATWQMPQGYANQEQSYVASPAFEIGELARPVLSFDYKLDTDAGADGVVLLYTLDDGKTWQRLGALGQGIDWYNTTPILGKPGNDYTTDNGDAQGWSGKLKGWRTARIALDRAIAGLPAANGAIIRFRFAFGSNADNPPGSKYQGIAFDNFELRNRNRTALLEYFTNQGIANAAGKSTALAQAMSTNSGGEIVSIHYHTSFPTVDEFNTENSKDPSGRALHYGLREVPATVVNGRVKDSLSTARLKDSLLRQTLLPAAFAIELTPAHWQNGQLSISAKITALADFNQPLIFHTTIVDSSRVANNTGENYLQVLRKMLPDAAGIFRAKAWQKGETQVLDFNWNAPTNVAQVTRLKVIVFVADYQSRGIYQVATANVPAQAKRDQEENTVTGLNGQSKPNATKLLAYPNPVREAVTLTLPKSLTPSPDIRWQVISLQGQVVIRGHWASRTHKHQIYLHELPAGVYVIKVYDATNPGRSSFECRVEKVK from the coding sequence ATGAAAACATTCACCCTATTTTGCATGCTCCTCTGGAGCCTTGCCCAGCCTTCCTATGCCCAAACCCAACTGCGTGGACAGGGTACCAGCTTTGCCATTAGCACGCTGACTGCTGCGACTGCTTATATAGAAGAAAGTGCCTCTGCGGTAGACGATAGTCACCCAACTCCCGATCCGGTGATCATCATCCCTGCAGACCCGGTAGATGCCTGCAACAGTGGTAAAGCAGTCACTCTATCGCCCATCATCATCAGCGAGCAAAGCGTGGGGTCGTTTGCGGTAGGTAAAGGAGTGTTGGTGTTGGGTTTCGATCATCCCGATTTTGTGGTAAGCAAGCTGCCCAAGGTAACTATCACAGGTGTCCCAGGCGATTTTCTTGCCCCAACAGTGTCACTCAATTCAGGCAAACTCTATATAAGCTACCGTTTTGTGGGTGCCACCAAGGTAGCAGGTATTGTGATGAGCGGGCTGGAGGTGAGGTCAAAAAGTAAAAATAAAGGCACAGTAGCTCAGCTAAAGCCCTTGAGTGGTTATGAGCATTTCGAGGGATTGTACCCCGATGAGGTATTTGCCACCGTGCGAGGCATCAATACAACTAGCAGCAACGCCCTCAATGCCCCTGCCAGTGTGAGTGGCTTTGGGGTAGTCTGTGCGGGGGGCAATGGCTTTACCTACACGGCAGCTCCGGTGCCCGATGTCACAGGTTATTTATGGGCGTTGCCTGTGGGTTTTCTTGCCAACAATGATCCCAAGGCAATTCAAGTATCGGCACACGAGTATTACACTGCTGACAATATGATTACCCTGGACATGGCAACTTCGGCAAGTGTGGGAAACAAACTGCTACAGGTCAAAAGCGTAAATGATTGCAAAATAAGTACTACCGCACGCAGCAAAACCATTCGGGTAGCAGTTCCACCCAACCCCAAGGTAAGTTTACCCGCTACGAGTTTTCCTGATGATAACTTCTCACCCGTAAACATTACCGTCACCAACAACCCGGCGGGGGGAGTGGGTGTGCTTCGGGGCGATGGAGTAGTAGGCAATAAATTGTATCCAGGGTTACTCTTTCCAAGTACAGGCTACAAGGTGTATTATGATTATGCCATCAACAATTGCACGGTGACGGTGAGCACCACTTTTAGCGTGTACGATGCCGATGCCGTAGTATTGGGGCTTGCCACAAGCTATTGCAGCAATGTAGCGGCTTCTCAAACCGTCACCATTGCCAATTTGAGCTCGGCGTTGGGGGCAAGACTTTATAGTCCTACAAATGCAGCGATTCCACTCAATCTCCAACTGATTAGTGGTAATGATTATCGCTATACTTTTAGTAGCCAAGATTTATTTCTCAAATATGGCGCCGGGGCATACCGTTTTGAGGCAACCCAAGTCGGGGCAAGCGTGCCCATCAAAGTAGCCTTTCAAATTACCACCCCACCTGCTCAAAACATTACCAGAGGCAGCGCCCAGGTATGCGGAGATGGCAGTACCATTTATAATTATAGTTCCAGCGTACCCGCTACCACTGACGAATTTGAATGGTCGGCACCCGCAGGAGGAGCTACTTTTGTAGGGGGGATTAATCGCCAGGCGACGGTATCGGTAATTTGGTCAGGGGGCACCCCTACGGGAACCAACAAAATCCTCCGCCTCGCCCAAACCCGCAATGGTTGCACTACCATTACTGACTATGCAGTGAAAGTTTTTGCCCTGCCCCCACCCAGTATTGTGGGGGATTTGAACCCCTGCACGGGGGAAACCGTGACCTATAGCCTAAATAACACTGGTAGCACAGGCGTCACTTACAATTGGCAGGTAGAAAACGGACAAATTGTAGGGGCAAGCAATCAAGCTCAGGTAACCATCAAGTGGGGTAATTCAAACGGTAGCGGCAACCTCAAAGTGACCCAAAGCCTAAATGGTTGCACCAAAAGTGCTGAGGTAGTCACCAAAATTGAGGCGTTGCCCACCCTGAGTATTGCAGGATTCAACGCCAAACGGAGTTATTGCGCAGGCGATGCTACCCCGGTGGTGCTCACCCCCGTATTTGGCGGCAGTACTACGCCTCCTGCCGATTACCTCACCGCAGGTAAATTTGAAATCAAACGCATAGCAGGCACCAGACCAGCGTCAGCTTCCTTTGTTCGCTTGGTGGCACAAAGTGGAGCGCTTACTGATCGCTGGTTGCCTGCTTTTCCTATTATTGGGGCGAATGAAGCTGCCATTCCAACGAATGCCAACACAAACAAACTCAACCTCAATGCGGGTGAGTACCTCATTCGTTATACTTATACCAACGCCAACGGTTGCGTAAACTACTCTGATGCTTATAAAGTCACTATTAAGCCCTTGCCTACCCTTAGTTTTACAGGGCTTGCCAAGGCTTATTGTCAGAATGACGCCCTTGTAACGCTCTCGGCTTTCAAAAATGGGGTACTCACTTCCCTTTCACCTGGTTTTACGGCTCGAAACACGGCAACGGGCGAGGCTAAGTCGTTACAAGGTAGCCGTCTTGACCCAGCTGACCTCGAGGCAGGTAAATATGAGCTGTTTTTGGCGCTCGCGGGTAGCGGCACCGACTGCGCCAATAGTTCTACCCGTGATACAACGGTGTATTTTGAGGTAATTGCCCCACCTACTGGGCTAAAAGTGGTTGCCGAAAGGCGTTGGAACGAAGACACTCTCCGTATTACCGCGGTTGCTGGCACTCCCGTGACAAGTTGGGCGTGGAATTTTGGTAATTTGTTGGTGAACTCGCCCCAAGTAGCCTATCCCGTCAGCCCCGACATGCGTGGAAGCATTCCATTACTGAATTATAGCCTACATGCCACGAATTCCGCAGGGTGCAGCGAGCAAATTAGCCAAGCTTTCAAGGTAGATTTTGATTTTGTAGGGCAATACATTGGCGAAAAGGGGGACTTAAACCCCCGACCAACTCAGTTTACCAACTTGTCACTGGTGGTGGGTGACTCTATTGTAGCTTATAATTGGTACTTTGGCGATGGAGCGACTTCTACTGACGAAAACCCTACGCACCAGTACCAAAGCCCAGGTACTTACGAGGTCAGCCTTACCATTCATACTACAGTTGCCAAGTACACACTGCATCGACGCATTGATATTTTTCCACTCATTCAGGTAAGCGAGGCAAAGCCTTATAATACTGGTTTTGAGGTAAACGGTGGTTGGTTGAGTCATGGCACTATCAACAAGAAGGAAGGCAGCAGTTGGCAATTAGCGGAAGCGACTTGGCAAATGCCTCAAGGTTATGCAAATCAAGAACAATCGTATGTGGCAAGCCCTGCTTTTGAAATTGGCGAACTAGCCCGCCCCGTGCTTTCTTTTGATTACAAATTAGACACCGATGCGGGGGCAGATGGCGTGGTGTTGTTGTACACTCTTGACGATGGCAAAACTTGGCAACGCCTCGGTGCGTTGGGGCAGGGCATTGACTGGTACAATACCACACCCATTTTGGGCAAACCTGGCAATGATTACACTACAGACAACGGTGACGCTCAAGGTTGGTCGGGCAAGCTCAAAGGTTGGCGTACGGCACGCATTGCCTTAGATAGAGCCATTGCTGGTTTACCCGCTGCTAATGGCGCGATTATTCGGTTCCGGTTTGCCTTTGGCTCCAACGCTGATAACCCTCCGGGCAGCAAGTACCAAGGCATTGCTTTTGACAACTTCGAGCTTCGTAACCGCAACCGCACAGCACTGTTGGAATATTTTACCAACCAAGGCATAGCAAATGCAGCAGGTAAAAGCACAGCACTAGCCCAGGCAATGAGTACCAACAGTGGCGGCGAAATTGTAAGTATTCATTACCACACCAGCTTCCCCACAGTAGATGAGTTCAACACCGAAAACTCTAAAGACCCCAGTGGCAGAGCTTTGCATTACGGATTACGTGAGGTGCCCGCTACGGTGGTAAACGGCAGGGTAAAAGATTCCTTGTCTACAGCACGACTCAAAGATAGCTTGCTCAGGCAAACCTTGCTGCCAGCAGCTTTTGCCATCGAACTGACCCCCGCCCACTGGCAAAACGGGCAACTCAGCATAAGCGCCAAAATCACCGCCTTGGCTGATTTCAACCAGCCCCTTATTTTTCACACCACCATTGTAGACAGTAGTCGGGTGGCTAATAACACAGGAGAAAACTACCTTCAGGTACTACGCAAAATGTTGCCCGATGCGGCAGGGATTTTTAGAGCCAAGGCTTGGCAAAAAGGTGAAACCCAAGTGCTCGATTTTAATTGGAACGCTCCCACAAATGTGGCGCAAGTTACAAGGCTAAAAGTCATTGTGTTTGTGGCAGACTATCAAAGTAGGGGCATCTATCAGGTAGCTACAGCAAACGTACCCGCCCAGGCTAAGCGCGATCAGGAAGAAAATACGGTCACCGGGTTAAATGGACAGTCAAAACCAAATGCTACTAAACTGCTTGCCTACCCCAATCCGGTGAGGGAAGCAGTGACCCTGACATTGCCCAAAAGCCTAACGCCTTCGCCCGACATCCGTTGGCAGGTCATCAGCCTGCAAGGGCAGGTAGTAATCAGGGGGCATTGGGCAAGTCGAACCCATAAGCACCAAATCTACCTGCACGAACTCCCGGCGGGGGTGTATGTAATCAAAGTATATGATGCCACAAACCCTGGGCGAAGCAGTTTTGAGTGTAGGGTTGAGAAAGTAAAGTAA